The Enoplosus armatus isolate fEnoArm2 unplaced genomic scaffold, fEnoArm2.hap1 Scaffold_108, whole genome shotgun sequence nucleotide sequence ACGTTCAGCTGTGCCAGGTTAGGTTTAGACTACAATATGTGTGGGAAGAAAAACTCATGAATGAATGTGGTGGACCTGGGTATTTAAACATTtggtaacacacactgtgattttCTGCTGGGAGGACCGTCCAATACAAATAAAGCCAGCATCTATTCCTGCCTCCATTCAGAGCAGGGAGGCTCAGTGGACACAAGCcccagacagagacacagacacccTGCCCCGCATCACTGGGCATGGCCCTGAACTCTCCACGGCCAAAGCCTCTGTTGTTACAAGAATTTTAGGTTGGTTTCACCACCGTCATCACCACTCTGTCTTTTTAGGCTCAAAACTACATGTACTTCAGAGGACCTTGGCTGACTATATTTAGCTTTAACAAGGCTGAGGGAGATATCGTCTAAATTCACACCACATACAGTAGAAATGCAGGAGAGTTTTTTTAACTGAAGTAAAAGTTTAGTGAAGTTTCTTTCTAATGTGGAGCACATAAACAGTAAACCTTGAATTATCATTCAACTTTTGTGGAAACTCTCATTCGGAAGAGACGGAGATTGGCTGTTGTAAACACAGTCAGTATGGACAGTAACGATAAGGTTTGATTGTCTGGTAGCTATAACTACATTACATTACGTTCATTCGACAGACAATTGTACCCAAAGGGACTTACACTTGATAAGACAGGAGGTGAATTGAATCACCTGAGCAAAAGCCACCCCTCATTATCCAGTTGTCCTTGAATTAAATCACAAACAGCGGATGTAAGGAACATCTTTCAACCAGCTATATAGAGAGCATGAAATTGTTATTGTATGAATACATCGTGGGTTATTACTTTCActgagaacagaacagagtgtttacaaaatgaaagcagagtCCAGAGTATAAATTGTTCATTATTGTTGGGGCGGTGGCACAATAGTgccgtgtgttttttttgttgtggagTGCCAGTGTGATTTAAAGCTGCTGACAGCACCAGACGCTTACACTGCACTAGGCTCCTGCTGTCTCTCGTCCTCTGTCGTTTGTATCGATGGAGATAGCCTGTCTGCTTGCCTGACAGTCTATCTCTACTtctcttctctgccttctcGCTCCTCCGCCTCCTTCACTGACCACTgctctgtccttcctctctATTAGTtacctccactcctcctctctctattTCTAGCATCTCCTTCCATCCCCTCCTTCTGTTCGGGGCTTTCACAGACAATCAGAACATTTACTTCCCAATGGCCAAAACTAGCAAACTGAATGAAACATCTCATTCTTTTACTTTAACTAACAAAGGACAGATCTTTCAACAAACATAGATGCAGTATTTAGCTGCATGTAGATCTGCAGATCGTTTAACCTTGGGCTTACTTTTAAGCTGCAAAAGTAAGAGTGGATGAATCAAAGGTAATACAGAGAAATGAGATGTAGTATGATGCTCAGGCTGAACAAGCAATGATTAAAACTTTGAAATCATTCATGTGATTGAAATATATACAGCATTAAAGACTGTGGAGCCCAAAATAAGGCCAGTAGCTTCAAATTTAGGACGTTACAATATTTTCATGGGAATGTCCAGTGGTGGAGGTGAAATATTCAGATTCTTCTCTTATGTGAAAAGTACAAATAACACACTCTAAAACTattctgttacaagtaaaagtcctacatgCATTCTGATGTTTGAGATGAAGCTaattttttaactgttttatattttcatcatGGATCatggattattttattttatttttttatattatggTCCCAATTAAACAGAGctcaaagtgacaccttcaaatgtcAGTTTACTATGATTCATCAAagtgtcacatttgagaagctgaaaccattaaatgtttcaggcatttttgcttgacaaatgaCTGAGACGATTAATCAGCCATCAAAAAGAAATGCTGATAAATTATTTGATAATTGACAAATCAACTTCTTGATTAAGTGACTAATTGTTCAGGGTCaatttttatatactgttgggtagttttcttttaatgcatCAGGTTTTAAAAGCTCTTAATTTGtatagtaactaaagctgtcaaatggtggagtaaaaagtacaatatttctctctgaagtgTAGTAGAGTAGAAATAGACAtgtcatgaaatggaaatactcacgTAAAGTACAGATACCTCAAAGACAGACTTAgatacagtacttcagtaaatgtacttagttacattctaCCAGTGGGGATGTCTTATCTCTGAGGAACCAGTAGAGTGGTGGAGAAGGTCTCCTGCCATTTAGAGATTAAATTGAGTTTTCCAGCATGTTTTACCTGTTTAATCCATCATAACTTAAATCATTGGTGCCCTCCTGTaagagaaaatgtgcttttagttAACAGTGAACAGAAAAGACCAGAACGCAGAAAATGACAGTTTAACACCAGAGTTCACTGACCTGCAGTGGCAACATTACAGACcaacaaatgtttacattttctctcagcccctcactctctcacatgagagagagagagagagagagagagagagagagagagagagagaggccccaAACAGTACCTGTGTGTAGAATAATCCTTCAGTGTAGTTAACACCTGTGTCTGCAGAGAGATCTAgcagctctctctgtctacctttgtttcagaaacactgttgtgatgttgatgttttgctCAATCCACTACAAATGCCCAGGAGGCTAGGATTTCATTGAAAGTATATTTACAACCtatatcatttttgttttatcttttcatctGGTAATTACTGTACTCATTCACATTGTCTGCAGGCAGAAATCCACATCCCTTGATTATtatcacaatgtaaaaatcacatcaaaataaaatgtatactCAAATAGAATGGGGTTGGGTTGTTAAACATCTGTGTTAAATACACTGTATTTTACTAGATgaacagatgttttcatttgtaaaatctTGATTTGGAAATTgtctgctgtcaaataaatgttgtggagtaaaaaaaacactatattagtctctgaaatgttgtgtagtatgaagtagcataaaatgaataatactcaagtaaagtgcaagtacctcaaaattgtacttgagtataaTATTTTGCAGTACTGGTACACTATAGTACTTTCAGTAAGTCTTAGTGTTAGTCTTAGTTTTTTCTTACCTacctcatttttgttttattttgttgttcattatgtttagtttttattgtaaagcaccttgtaacttttttttgaaaggtgctatatacattatgttattattattattattattattattattattatttcattatgttaTTTGTATCGTGAATTATGTCACTGCTGTAAACTCCTGTGACATTGCAATTTTCCACTGGTATTaataatctatctatctatctatctatctatctatctatctatctatgtatttTTCTATCTATGTTTCCTTGAGTTACACAGAAACTACATTATCTATTGTGATGTGCCAAAACTGGTTTTTGAGGGAGCGCCCTCTCCTCGGCACTTTCCGGCATTTTTCGGTGATGTTGATGTTGGGCTCGTCACCGCCTCTCCCAGACTGCTTTATGTCTGGCAGCAGAGACCATGCGCGGTCGCCATATTACGGAGCACCCCTCCCCTTCAGTCCCGTCACAGCACAGAGCCACAGCAGCGGTGCGGGAGGCTACATACTGAACAACGCTACCGCTGGGGAGGACCAGTGATACAGCAAAACCAAGACCAAAACGAGGATTCAGTGGAATGGATTAAACCTTTGCACGCCGCTAATAAGTGATTGTATTCGGTTTTACATCACTGTGCACCGGATGAaaggttgtttgttttcattttctttcctttgagCAAATTCAGCAGCTAAAACGGTCACTATAGTCTGTGTTTAGCTAGCCGGTGATGGAGACTGGCAGCTAGCTAGCTGACGTTACTCCTCTGTCAGGCTAGCATCTAATATAACGCTAACTTGCTCAGCAGCTATTCTACTTTCAATACGAGCAGCCATTACCACCTAGCTTCTCATTTGAAACCCCACAAAATGTTAGCTTGTGCTTAACAAAGGCACAAACAGATAACGCTGGTAGTTAGCCGGCAAATTAACGTACAACTGGCATCAGCTGACGTTAGCTCGCTAGCTACTCAGCAAGCGGACTCTAGCTTCTTTTGCCTGGCTAACTGTCACCGGAGAACAGTGAATCGTGTATGGCAGGCTGCAAATATTGGCACAACTTTGCCTGATATTTGCGAACAGCCGATACttggtttaaatatttatttttgatcGTGTTGTCTGTTGACCGTAGTTTTGTCAAAACGGCGCCGTTAACGAACTGCAACCTTATTGCATACTGTCAGAGACCAACTACCCCCCGGATTCTCTCGAAATGCATCATCCGGACCCTGCAGGAGACTCTGGCAGTGTTAGAAAGATGGCGCACCCGGCTGTCTTTCACAGAAGGGGTAGCAACACAGGCAGCGGGAGCGGCTCCGCGCTGTCAACACCGGCAAACCCGGTGGTCAATAACAGCCACGTCCCAGCAGATGATTATCAACCCTCCCTGTTGATTCAGTGCCAACCTCCTGCTGGTTCATCCTCCCCGGGTCCCCATCATATTCCACCCCACAGCCTGAATCTGCATTCCCAGCCCCAGGCCACACAGTCGACTGGAGCGCAGATAAAAAAGAAGAGTGGTTTCCAGATCACAAGTGTGACTCCAGCACAAGTATCTGTGAGTACCAACAACAGTATTGCAGAGGACACGGAAAGTTATGATGACCTGGATGAGTCCCACACAGAGGATCTCTCTTCTTCTGAAATCCTGGATGTGTCCCTCTCCCGAGCTAATGACATAGTGGGAGCAGAGAGAAGCTCTTCTGAAGAGACATTGAATAATTTCCATGAGGCAGAGACCCCTGGAGCTGTCTCCCCCAACCAGCCTTCAAACCCCCATGCCCTGAACCAGGCTCAACAGCATGGTGGGGGCATGGTCAACGGGACTGTgcaccatcaccatcaacatcctcatcatcctAACCATGCCCAGGTCTACCCTCTGTCCTCTGGGAGCAACCCTTCTGCCCTAGCTTCTGGAGCTTTACCTTGTGTCACCCAGAAAATGCCTTCTAACATGGGGGTCTCTCAAGAGAATGTTTCCCAGGCTGCCCCTCCAAGTATTGTTGCTCAGCCTGTGGGGGTTATGGCCCCTGGATCTGTCCCTGGAATGCACAGCTCTGCTACGGGCACTACAGTTAGCATAGTTAATCCCCAGACCAGCAGTGTTAGTAATGTGAATATGTTGAGCTCTGCCAACGTGCCTGTGAGAGGGGGGATCAGCACAAGTGCTAGCAGTAGCAGTGGTGGCTTCCCTCTCAATGTGATGAGCAACAGTGGGGGGAATGGAGGTGGTGCTGTTGCAGCTGGGGGTAACCTTATAACCACCACTCATGTCAGCATGATCCAGCAACACCAAAACATCAACTCCAACATCGCTATGACTactacaacaactgctgctgctgctgctgctgtcagtgccTCTGGAGGGGTGGGACTCTCCAGTGGGATCCAGGGAAGAGTTGGATCTGCTGTGCTGCAGCCTGTGAGTGCCCCTGTCACAGCTTTGGCCTCAGCACCTGTACCATCCATGCCTGCCCCAGTTCCAACCCCTGCGGTGGCTACCACCAGTTCTCGCTTCAGGGTGGTGAAGCTGGACTCTAGCTCTGAACCTTTTAAGAAGGGCAGATGGACATGCACTGAATTCTATGATAAGGATACCCCAGCTTCTGCTCCCAGCTCCTCTGCATCTGACACTGGGTCTCTCAGCATACGTCAGTTTGTCTCTGAGAGCTTTGTTGGGGCCTCAGAGAGGGAAAGCACAAGTAGTAGTTCTGTGAGTAGCACCATGAGTACATTGAGCCATTAtactgagagtgtgtgcagTGGAGAGGCTGGGGGACCCACAGTACCCCAGCATGCCCAGGATTATGCCTCCCCACCCCAGGGCTTTCAAGGAATCCTCCCCAGTGGCTTAAGCATGGGAGTGTCCCAACCCCACATGCACCCCCAGGATATTACCCATTCACATGTGAAGACTACTGTGGCCCCCTCTGCTCCCTCAAACATTCATCAGCCTTCTCCCATGCCAGGCCACCAGACCACCATTGGACTCCCTACGCCTGCTGCACACCAGCAGCATCTCACCTATGCCCAGGCAGTTGCTAATCAATCCTTAGGCTCCACACAGGGCCTCATGGGTGTTCAGCAGCAGAAGATAGGCTATGCCTCCCTGCCACAACAGCCACCTGCTACCCCCCAAGCAACCCCAGTGCAGGTGAGGCCAAATGAGTACACCCAGCCACACCAAGGTATCCCCCAGGCTGCTGCTTCTCAATCTCTGTCCAACCAAGCTGGATCAGCTCCCTCCGGGCCAGCTAATGAAGCGTGTCAGATGATTGGAGGCCCGCAGCAGTCACAGGCACTCCATCACACTCAGCCCCAGCAGCCCTCTTCCCTTCAGGCCACCACCTCCAGTATGCCCTCTCATGTAGGAGTACCAGGTCTTGGCCAGCAGCCTCAGAGCCACCCCGGCCATCTGGATTGCCAGCAGCAGAAGCCACAGTCACTCTCAACACAAATCCAAAACCCGGGTCTGGGCACCCAGCTGCCCACAACAGTCCACCAGAGACAATTGTCTGCACCAAGTGTGCCTCCTCCCAACCCTCCGAGCGACCCCCAGGCCCAGCCCCAAGCCCACAACACTGGGAATAGTGGTAGGATGCCCCCACAGGGTGTTCCTCAGAGCCAACAGTCTTGTGTCAGCTTGTCCCAGGAACACAGCAGTGCCCAGGCCCTGGCTCATGCTGCCCAGGCCAGTGCCCTCTATGCTAGTCTGCCCACCTTCACCACTACCCAGCTGCAGGACGCCCAGCGGCTGCTCCTCCAGCACCAGTCGGCTTTGTTGGGGCTGCCCAAGCTGTCCGGAGGGGAGTCTGGATCTGGATCCAGCACTGGCCAGGGTCAAGAATCTGAGGGCAATGCCGCTACCGCCAGTGCCTTAACTGCATCAGCTGGTCTCAAGACTGttgatggagaggaggatgggTAAGATATTCTATTTCATTACTTCCTtactttgtttatatttatttgatgaCTTGTAAccacatttctgatgtgtttgttaACATGGGCACGAACATTTTAGCACTAGTCTGGAATCAAAGTAGGTTACTGAGAGATGCCTCCtgttaaatgtgcttttgtaaCCCAACTTAGCATTCAGAGTCTGTTTGAAGCTGAACGATTTCACTGGTTGCTGTGGCAGCTGTGAGGGAAGAAAAGTGTTATTGTTTTCCTACATGGGCAACAGACAGTAGCCAGGCGgccacagtctgtctgtcctctgtcagtGGGACACAGTGCAGGCCTCAGCTGGATGTGACGTCTCTTGTCTTTTATCAAGTGGCTGCAATGATTCGACATTTTACCTAGCCTGCCTCCTTGCTTGAATCCCGACACTCTGCCTTACAGGGCACAATTTCTGCTGGGTGCACAGTTCGCCGTACACACTGCCTCAGCACATTTGTTGTTGAAAAGCAGGAAACAAGGCGGCGGTTGTATGATTATTTAATTAGAGATAGGACAAGGCAGGTAGCTGCAAATGTGGTAGAAATGAACACAATAGTCTAGTTCtacagatgaaacaaaacattacagacagtatttcattttgttttacagtccATCTCACAAAGCAAGGCTTAAAAATACTCTTTCAACCTTTGGATGAACTCATGAGGAAGACACGGTGGTTAACAGTATAGTGCAGTAGTCCTTTTTCTTCACTAAAAgcttattgattttttttatctgtctctctctctctactcaccatctctccttttcctccatctctctttgtcACTCCTCCAGTCACTACAGTTGTGCTAGTGATTTATGTGATGAACCAGCCTTACAGTCCTCTGGAATGTCCTCCCAGTAATGAGTTTTAAGAACTGATTTTAAGGTTACAGGGGAATTTTAATCACCTtgcagcagccacaggaaatTGCTCACATTTCAGTCTCTCTTACAATCTTAAGCTCTTTTTCCTGACTTCTGAAAACTTTGTTATTACCTCAGTGTTTAGGATGATTTGCATATCTGAGCTATAATAATGAACAGGTAGGAAGGAGAAGCCAAGATGAGTTGATTACTGGGATGGTTTTCATTAGTGTAAAGGGTAACATGGATGTAATGatgttggttttgtttctgcttgtcTTTATGGGCCAGTTAAATGGATACTGAAGGATGGCTACTGTTATCACATGATGTTTAACTCTGAGGAATGTGAAATCTATGGGGATCAGGTGGATTATTGTCTTTGATGATAAGTAGCATTTGGGTGAAACCAAAGCCCTTGTTACAAATGGGAAGATTGTCTTGGTGAATTAGGCTCACGGTTCATTTCTCTGTATTTTACCTACTGTCACACGAGTGCAAGTAGTTGACAGTGCCTGCAGTAGTCAGTGTTTCCTTTGAAGCAACTCTAACTGGAACTGGCTATTTCTCTGTCATTCTTAACCAATGAACCTCCATTGACAAAAAAGTAGTGCAAACCCAGAGATGACAGCACAGCCTCATCAGCTGATGCAAGCACACACTAGCTCATGTGCACTTACTAGGCATGTCCCAATCAAGGCCTTTTCCCCCAGAGTAGTAGTCATTTTATGTTTGATCATCTGCTTGATCCagtttgttatatatatatactttttattcTAAGACTAGACtagatatacatacatacatttagaaaaagttCTGTTCTCCAGGGTTATATGTACATTATGTATAGCACTGTTAAGTCACTTTACTCAATTTCCTTGTGATAAATGACACAGATGGATGGAAATAAAAAGACTAAACCTGATGGAATGTATTATTTCCCTGGAAAATTTGTGCTCAACATGCATGAGCTAATACTGAGCCTCCAAAAAGCTTTTCAACAGCTCATTAGCTCGTCTAACCATCGTTGAGGTCAAGCTACAGTAACTTCACTGATCAGTGTTACTCTTTCATCATCACCCACATAACAATTTACAAAGCTGGGAGAACCCGAGGtgtgttatgttttattatatactgtatagtcCAACTTTTGGTTTTGTGCTGCTAGAATCAGTTTCTGATTGATTATTATGAGCAGCATTTATTGAAGTTGAGCATTAATTTAGAAGTTATTTGCAGATTTAAAAAGTCCTGAATGAATGGTTTTTAACGTACTGTTAGAGTTTGTGAAAGACAAGTAAGTGATGTATTTCAGTTGTATTGGTTGGATTGATTGGTTTTCACATTAAGTCCTTTGGACAAATGGGGGGGAATATCATAAGGATTTAAAATGCAGGGGTTGGACTAAAGgatttcacacttcacacacaatcTAATTAGCAACAAGTATTATGCATTGTGAAGTTCATaatatttgagttttatttgtaGGGTTGTGAGAGACGTGTTGATTCCACTCTGGAAGCTGTCTTGAGGCTGTCTACAACTTGCATATGTTGCACCAATGTTGACTTGTGTTGAGGAGAAACAAAACCAAGTGCACTGCACAGTGGGTAGTTCAGGGAACCTGGGACATTGAAGCATTCccagcaacaacacacaacctGGATGTCTCTGCCTGTTTTAGAAAACTTGATACCTCTGTCACTCACCTTTTAACTTAATGAAATCTAATTATGGCTggcattattattttcaatttgcaGTAATTTTTACAACAGAATTTTGGAAAATGACACTAATAGTTGATGCCCACTATCATTAAGTTATCACACTAAATTTCATTGTGGTAACACAGGAGTGACTGGTATtaattactttcattttctgGCTGAAAATGATGGTAATTTTGTGTGAAGAGGCAGTAAAGTAGAAGTGACTGCACCTTTTTGAATCCACTTTAATGGAAGCATTTCTAAGACCTGGGACCATTTTCCTTTGTGTACTAATTGCAGAGGAGCCAGAACCTCTCATAAAATCTGATTTGTTCTCTATCTGGTAGAAATGTATACAAGCGTGTTCtggttgggtgtgtgtgtgccatgttaGTGGTTATACAGTTCCTATGGTCTGCTGTGTGGCTCCTGTCAAcatattttctggttttaatGTGTCAGATGACCCTGTCCTCATAAATCGCCACCTAAGGCGCTGCTGTAAAACACCAGAGTATCTTttagagagagtgtgtgtgtgtgtgtgtgtgtgtgtgtgtgtgtgtgtgtgtgtgtgtgtgtgtgtgtgtgtgtgaatgtggaagGGTGTCAATTGTGCATTTGCTCTATCTGCACTGACAAGTCATTAATGGGATACGCTCAAGATGGGTGGGtggtctgtatgtgtgtgtgtgtgggcaggctGCTGCTTGACTGCTGGGATTTATAGGCCATTCATTGTAAATCAATGATGAGAAAACGGTGCCAAATGTTTAATGGCATATGCAAAATGTAACTTATGTtactaaacattaaaatgttacagTTTGTTTAGTAGATTGGCATTAACTTTAGTGCATGGTATTAAGTTTTGTTCATTATTATGTCTGTTGGAGATCTGGCTGTGAACTCATTTCAGATACTGTATAAAGCCTcttgtttacagtttttgaGTTCTAATTAACAgattggatgtttttgttttggatgtaaGACTCATTTCTCCTTTACTCCCTCTAGTTGGTATAACTTCCAGGGAAACACTACGATGATACGTCCGCTCAGATGTCAATAGCATTCAACAACGGTATCGTGTTGAATAGTAGAAGTACTGTAGCTGTTGATCTGACAGCcctatgtttaaaaaaaaaataccccaGGTGTCGTGTTGGTGGGGGAGTGTTTCTTCAGCTGCCATGAATGTATTTGACTGGCCAACGGCGTGCCAGTGATAATGCATTGTGGCAAAAGTTGAACCAGGTACTCCGTCTTTGCAAAACTGGCCTGGATCTATTTGCCGAAGCCTCTGCTGTGCCAATGCAATgatctcattgaaatgaatgaggatgCAGTGCTATTGTTGGTCTGAACACggcctaagtgtgtgtgtgtgtgtgtgtgtgtgtgtgtgtgtgtgtgtgtgtgtgtgtgtttgaatgtgtgaagGCTCAGGGGAATGTGGGTTGGCTGGCAGCATGATTGCTATCTCTGCCGCTGTCTGTTTTGAATGTAATCTTCCCCCTGGCAGTGCGGGGAGCCAGTGTGTGCTGGGCCTGTTGCTCATTGTGTGGAGATCAACGAGATCCCCAAAATTCACAACGCACAGAGGAAGTGACCCAACCTGACCCTACCCAACTTAGTCAGGTCTACTGCAGCTGGTTGAGACCACTGAGGACACAGCAGACTGGACCAgatggaaaatgttttaaaataaattataagCCTTTGCTGAAAAGTGATATTTCATATACCTTTGATCTGAGCTGATATAGTTGTTCCTAGCTTCATTTGGTCCATTTTCATATATGAATCTGATTTATTTAGCaatttttcaacaaaaataacttaatttgcttgtaacaaaacacagaatgtgTCAATGATGCGCTCCTTGTACTAATTAACATAACAACAGCCCTTAATGATTTCAGTGTTGCTCATAATAATAGCACTTTGCTTGTACAGCTATTTGCTTAACAGTACTGAAAGTTTGTAATTTTTAGAATAATAAACTGGTCAGTCACTGACAAAAGGCTGCTGAATCCAAATTATTCCTCTGATTAGAGCAATCCTTTTGTAAAGCTATTTAATCAAGCCATACAAATATTTCCCAGATCATTTTGCAAAATTGAGCTGGAAATGAGTCATGGACTTAATATACACTCAGGTGCCAAGACTGGACAGGtgctgtgccttttttttttttttttaagcagtgAGAATTGTTTAATGATGTTACGACAAACACTCAACCACAGTTATTTTTCGTAGCAAATGCAACAAATATTGTGGCATTGTTTGGCTGTTGCCTTTTTATATCTGGTTTGTCCACAGTTGCACATCACTGAAGTGTTTCACTAAAAGTAAAcaacatttgttatttgttatgcTGCTGACACCTCCCCCATTCTACCACATAGACCAAGCCAGAGAACACcagaacacagcagagcagcaacatGCTGTGTAtgagcgggagggagggagggggagagcaaGGGAGGTCTCACTACACGCTACTGAATGTTTACTATGTCTTTCTAAGCCAAGCGGTAAAAGCATGAATGGCAGAAGGAAGCTAACCAAGG carries:
- the LOC139307199 gene encoding TSC22 domain family protein 1-like translates to MHHPDPAGDSGSVRKMAHPAVFHRRGSNTGSGSGSALSTPANPVVNNSHVPADDYQPSLLIQCQPPAGSSSPGPHHIPPHSLNLHSQPQATQSTGAQIKKKSGFQITSVTPAQVSVSTNNSIAEDTESYDDLDESHTEDLSSSEILDVSLSRANDIVGAERSSSEETLNNFHEAETPGAVSPNQPSNPHALNQAQQHGGGMVNGTVHHHHQHPHHPNHAQVYPLSSGSNPSALASGALPCVTQKMPSNMGVSQENVSQAAPPSIVAQPVGVMAPGSVPGMHSSATGTTVSIVNPQTSSVSNVNMLSSANVPVRGGISTSASSSSGGFPLNVMSNSGGNGGGAVAAGGNLITTTHVSMIQQHQNINSNIAMTTTTTAAAAAAVSASGGVGLSSGIQGRVGSAVLQPVSAPVTALASAPVPSMPAPVPTPAVATTSSRFRVVKLDSSSEPFKKGRWTCTEFYDKDTPASAPSSSASDTGSLSIRQFVSESFVGASERESTSSSSVSSTMSTLSHYTESVCSGEAGGPTVPQHAQDYASPPQGFQGILPSGLSMGVSQPHMHPQDITHSHVKTTVAPSAPSNIHQPSPMPGHQTTIGLPTPAAHQQHLTYAQAVANQSLGSTQGLMGVQQQKIGYASLPQQPPATPQATPVQVRPNEYTQPHQGIPQAAASQSLSNQAGSAPSGPANEACQMIGGPQQSQALHHTQPQQPSSLQATTSSMPSHVGVPGLGQQPQSHPGHLDCQQQKPQSLSTQIQNPGLGTQLPTTVHQRQLSAPSVPPPNPPSDPQAQPQAHNTGNSGRMPPQGVPQSQQSCVSLSQEHSSAQALAHAAQASALYASLPTFTTTQLQDAQRLLLQHQSALLGLPKLSGGESGSGSSTGQGQESEGNAATASALTASAGLKTVDGEEDG